One window of the Candidatus Zixiibacteriota bacterium genome contains the following:
- the uppP gene encoding Undecaprenyl-diphosphatase produces MSYLNAIILGIVQGLTEFLPVSSSGHLVLAEHFLNAKMPGVDFELVLHMGTLLSVLIYFRKQIFGLIKALYSPAMIEERKMILYLILGTIPAGLAGFFLKDIFEEAFSSPVATSIFMLITGVILLSTAVVKAGERKITWGRSLLIGVGQAVAIFPGISRSGTTISTGLFLRVKPIIAAEYSFLLSIPAILGAIVLKSREIASLNTVLMGPYLIGAIVSFIFGLMAVYLLLDIIRRGKFKYFGIYCLVMGAVALIHFL; encoded by the coding sequence ATGAGCTATTTGAATGCAATAATTCTCGGCATAGTGCAGGGTTTGACGGAATTTCTACCGGTTTCTTCTTCCGGTCATTTAGTCCTGGCGGAACATTTCCTCAATGCCAAGATGCCGGGTGTCGATTTCGAACTGGTACTTCATATGGGGACGCTTCTTTCGGTGCTGATTTATTTCAGGAAACAGATCTTTGGCCTGATAAAAGCGCTTTATTCGCCGGCCATGATTGAAGAACGGAAGATGATTTTGTATCTGATTCTTGGAACCATCCCCGCCGGCTTGGCCGGTTTTTTTCTTAAAGATATTTTTGAAGAAGCTTTTTCATCGCCGGTGGCTACTTCAATTTTCATGCTGATTACAGGGGTGATACTTCTATCCACCGCCGTCGTGAAAGCCGGGGAGCGGAAAATAACCTGGGGTCGCTCGCTTCTGATAGGCGTGGGCCAGGCGGTGGCTATTTTCCCCGGCATATCAAGATCGGGAACGACCATCTCAACCGGGCTTTTTTTGAGAGTTAAACCAATCATCGCGGCGGAATATTCATTCCTGCTTTCAATCCCGGCAATTCTGGGCGCCATAGTTCTGAAATCACGCGAGATTGCTTCTTTGAATACCGTCCTTATGGGACCGTATCTAATTGGGGCGATTGTCTCTTTTATTTTCGGATTGATGGCCGTGTATCTGCTACTTGACATTATCCGCAGAGGGAAATTCAAATATTTCGGCATATATTGCCTGGTTATGGGGGCGGTGGCGCTAATTCATTTTTTATGA
- the atoC gene encoding Acetoacetate metabolism regulatory protein AtoC: MKNILIVDDDPEISRSLANLFDPQRFHFYFLNDGQRMVEFVKEKDDVDVILLDVNLPTLSGLDILKKAKIEGVPSPIIMISGFVSTENAIEAMREGAYEYLTKPFEIQKLIDTVNKACGLVKHKAGMEPRQEMETAEIDEIVGKSSEIVEIAKLVGQVAKSDAAILIFGESGTGKELIARAIHRNSRRRNKPFLSVNCAALAETLLESELFGHEKGAFTGAYFKRLGKFEQANNGTIFLDEIADMSLMTQSKLLRVLQEKNFERVGGNETIEVDVRVIAATNKSLVQCMKDGSFRVDLFYRLKVVSIYIPPLRERKSDIPLLAEHFVKKFSRNLDKEIKGISQKAMNMLMKYAWPGNVRELENNVHTACVMTKADTLQSEDFPIFSELDSKIEIDLDHLQEDYAEIFKKIIDPVLPKLINSSEGKIYYFLESALEKALISSCLKHFGSNQVKTSEILGISRNTLRDRISKYNIY; this comes from the coding sequence ATGAAAAATATACTCATTGTCGATGATGACCCTGAAATTTCCCGGTCACTGGCCAACCTCTTTGACCCGCAGAGATTTCATTTTTATTTCCTCAACGACGGCCAGCGGATGGTCGAATTTGTTAAGGAAAAAGATGATGTCGATGTAATTCTTCTGGATGTCAATCTGCCGACCCTTTCGGGGCTTGATATTTTGAAGAAAGCCAAAATAGAGGGTGTCCCTTCACCTATAATAATGATCTCCGGATTTGTGTCGACGGAGAACGCGATTGAGGCGATGCGTGAAGGGGCCTATGAATATCTGACCAAACCGTTTGAAATTCAAAAACTGATTGACACCGTTAACAAGGCCTGCGGTCTGGTAAAGCATAAGGCAGGTATGGAACCTCGGCAGGAAATGGAAACGGCGGAAATCGACGAAATAGTCGGAAAGTCATCGGAAATAGTCGAAATCGCCAAATTGGTGGGACAGGTAGCGAAATCGGATGCCGCCATTTTAATATTCGGCGAATCCGGCACCGGCAAAGAATTAATCGCCCGGGCGATTCATCGCAATTCCCGTCGCCGTAATAAACCGTTCTTATCAGTCAACTGCGCGGCTCTGGCGGAGACCCTTCTGGAGTCGGAACTCTTCGGACACGAAAAAGGGGCTTTCACCGGGGCCTATTTCAAGCGCCTGGGGAAATTCGAACAGGCCAACAACGGCACCATATTCCTCGATGAAATTGCCGATATGTCGCTGATGACCCAGTCAAAATTGCTTCGTGTTTTACAGGAGAAGAATTTTGAACGGGTGGGGGGAAATGAAACCATCGAGGTCGATGTGCGCGTCATCGCGGCCACCAATAAATCGCTGGTTCAGTGTATGAAAGACGGGTCGTTCCGGGTGGACCTGTTTTACCGGCTCAAAGTCGTCTCCATTTATATTCCGCCCCTGCGGGAGCGCAAGAGCGATATTCCGCTTTTGGCCGAGCATTTCGTGAAGAAATTTTCCCGGAACCTGGATAAAGAGATAAAAGGGATTTCGCAGAAAGCGATGAACATGCTGATGAAGTATGCGTGGCCTGGGAATGTCCGCGAACTGGAGAATAATGTTCATACGGCCTGCGTCATGACAAAAGCCGACACGTTGCAGTCGGAGGATTTTCCGATTTTCTCGGAACTGGACTCGAAAATCGAAATCGACCTGGATCATTTGCAGGAAGATTATGCCGAGATATTCAAAAAGATAATCGATCCGGTTCTTCCGAAATTAATTAACAGTTCCGAAGGGAAAATCTATTACTTCCTGGAATCGGCGCTGGAAAAAGCCCTGATATCATCCTGTCTGAAGCATTTCGGCTCCAATCAGGTTAAGACTTCCGAAATACTCGGTATTTCCCGCAATACCCTGAGAGACAGAATTTCCAAGTATAATATCTATTAA
- a CDS encoding hypothetical protein (Evidence 5 : Unknown function) translates to MNSRNYLLYSYVYAEDITGLYDSFGLMGNK, encoded by the coding sequence ATGAATTCCCGAAATTACCTTCTCTATTCCTATGTTTATGCCGAAGATATCACCGGCTTATACGATTCATTTGGCCTGATGGGGAATAAATAA
- a CDS encoding D-glycero-alpha-D-manno-heptose-1, 7-bisphosphate 7-phosphatase (modular protein), which produces MKRILAIRLGAIGDVILTSPALLNLKLSFPDAVIYFLTRPKTAGIAKRFAGVDEIIEFPQKGNLIDLFKYGEFLDSSGFDYAVDFHGNIRSKYMMRHISAPVKVQYDKRRWERIRSISPRRIKGIRDDSPHTIDLYNAAVAKCGGKIFATRPILALDKDITVSRLFDNDAPTIAIAPGASYPPKKWPAERFIGFMQAAFDRLDANILLILSYQDKEIANIKSSIPLNRLRIRIDADLTELAGIISGSDLLLCNDSGLAHLGSAVGTPVMALFGPTHPTLGFAPRGLRDAVIQVDEFCRPCSLHGKTPCFREEQFCFTRIGVDDVVARAESMLRENAKGEKALFIDRDGTLIKEKDFIKNVTDIEPEAGSVEAIKAARAAGFKIIVLSNQSGVARGYFTEETVKIINRRISEIYRAAGAEIDDFFYCPHLPKGEIEEYAVECQCRKPHPGMVEEACRKHNINPFRAYVIGDKLSDTNLAAVIGGKGILVRTGYGVGEEEQLGKLKLPAPVTVAENLFDAVKYILEKRIV; this is translated from the coding sequence ATGAAGCGGATTCTGGCGATCAGACTGGGGGCGATAGGCGATGTCATTCTGACATCGCCGGCGCTGCTTAACCTGAAATTGTCCTTTCCGGATGCCGTGATTTATTTCCTGACAAGACCGAAAACGGCCGGAATCGCGAAGAGATTTGCCGGCGTGGACGAGATCATTGAGTTTCCGCAGAAAGGGAATTTGATTGATCTTTTCAAATACGGGGAATTTCTGGACAGTTCTGGATTCGATTATGCCGTCGATTTTCACGGCAATATCCGCTCCAAATACATGATGAGACACATTTCCGCCCCGGTCAAGGTGCAATATGACAAGCGGCGCTGGGAGAGGATTCGTTCGATAAGTCCGAGGCGGATTAAGGGAATCAGAGACGATTCTCCACACACGATCGATTTATATAATGCCGCGGTGGCAAAATGCGGCGGTAAGATTTTTGCGACACGCCCGATATTGGCACTCGATAAGGATATTACGGTTTCCCGGCTGTTCGATAATGATGCCCCGACAATTGCCATAGCGCCGGGGGCTTCGTATCCGCCCAAAAAGTGGCCGGCCGAAAGATTTATCGGATTCATGCAGGCGGCATTCGACAGGCTGGACGCCAATATCCTGCTAATTCTATCTTATCAGGACAAGGAAATTGCCAATATAAAAAGCAGTATACCTTTGAACCGTCTGCGGATCAGGATTGATGCCGACCTGACGGAACTGGCCGGAATAATCTCGGGGTCGGATTTGCTTCTCTGTAATGATTCGGGCCTGGCGCATCTTGGTTCGGCCGTCGGCACACCGGTGATGGCGCTATTCGGCCCAACCCATCCGACGCTGGGATTTGCGCCCCGAGGTCTCCGGGATGCCGTGATTCAGGTGGATGAATTTTGCCGTCCCTGCTCCCTTCACGGGAAAACGCCCTGCTTTCGCGAAGAGCAGTTCTGTTTCACCCGCATCGGAGTTGATGACGTTGTGGCCAGAGCCGAAAGTATGTTGCGGGAGAACGCCAAAGGCGAAAAGGCGCTGTTCATCGATCGTGACGGGACCCTGATAAAAGAGAAGGATTTTATTAAAAATGTCACAGATATCGAGCCGGAGGCCGGAAGTGTTGAGGCTATCAAAGCCGCCAGAGCGGCGGGATTCAAGATCATTGTTTTGTCAAATCAATCGGGTGTGGCGAGGGGATATTTCACGGAAGAAACGGTAAAGATAATCAATCGCCGCATTTCCGAGATCTATCGTGCCGCCGGTGCTGAGATTGATGACTTCTTCTATTGCCCGCATCTTCCCAAAGGCGAAATAGAAGAATATGCCGTGGAATGCCAGTGCCGTAAGCCCCATCCGGGCATGGTCGAAGAAGCCTGCCGCAAGCATAATATCAATCCGTTTCGTGCCTATGTCATCGGTGACAAATTGTCCGACACGAATCTGGCCGCCGTTATCGGCGGAAAGGGGATTTTGGTGCGAACCGGCTATGGGGTCGGGGAGGAGGAGCAATTAGGGAAATTAAAATTGCCGGCGCCGGTGACAGTTGCCGAAAATCTCTTTGACGCCGTAAAATATATTTTGGAGAAGCGGATTGTCTGA
- a CDS encoding conserved exported hypothetical protein (Evidence 4 : Unknown function but conserved in other organisms) translates to MLRTRTLAFSIFVLLLIGTMARADSFGLISGALSTAEASGFGNGYLGVFGAFGDNANSFFGTISYGFSNYTDGRFKIGFSDPDGPGTNPQLFIATDLKYQFMNYNDKSHKQPLDMAVGGLLEYVDYDPVTMLQLGGFLTGSIPYRFNNGTRLIPYGRLNFRLERASYDGHSQSDFEAGLNLGTKYEWTHDVNMYGEIQIDGNTSLYLGMEFRAF, encoded by the coding sequence ATGCTTCGGACCAGAACCCTTGCATTTTCTATTTTTGTTTTGCTTTTAATCGGCACTATGGCGCGTGCCGACTCCTTTGGTCTGATTTCGGGGGCGCTGTCGACGGCCGAAGCGTCCGGTTTCGGCAATGGATATTTGGGAGTTTTCGGGGCCTTTGGCGATAATGCCAATTCCTTTTTCGGTACCATAAGCTATGGATTTTCCAATTACACCGACGGCCGTTTTAAAATCGGATTTTCCGATCCCGATGGACCGGGGACCAATCCGCAGTTGTTTATTGCGACTGATTTAAAATATCAGTTCATGAATTATAACGATAAGTCCCACAAGCAGCCGCTGGACATGGCCGTGGGGGGGCTTTTGGAGTATGTCGATTACGATCCCGTTACCATGCTTCAATTGGGCGGATTTCTGACCGGGTCAATTCCGTATCGATTCAATAATGGGACCCGCTTAATACCGTACGGTCGGCTCAATTTTAGATTGGAGCGGGCATCATACGACGGTCATTCACAATCCGATTTTGAAGCCGGTCTGAATCTGGGCACTAAATACGAATGGACCCACGACGTCAATATGTACGGGGAAATACAGATAGACGGTAATACGAGCCTGTATTTGGGGATGGAATTTCGGGCCTTTTGA